One genomic window of Methyloceanibacter sp. wino2 includes the following:
- the ruvX gene encoding Holliday junction resolvase RuvX, giving the protein MAPPFPIEELPSKLQPGARLLGFDVGTKTIGLALSDVTRAIATPYETVHRTKFTADAKAIAAIAAKEGVGGLVIGLPLNLDGSEGPRAQSTRAFARNLGQHLDLPMAFWDERLSTAAVERHLIEADASRKRRAEVIDRMAAAYILQGALDRMKALR; this is encoded by the coding sequence ATGGCTCCGCCCTTTCCTATCGAAGAGTTGCCGTCGAAGCTACAGCCTGGCGCGCGTCTTCTTGGCTTTGATGTGGGAACCAAGACGATCGGCCTTGCGCTGTCGGACGTCACCCGGGCCATCGCGACGCCCTACGAGACGGTGCACCGCACGAAATTCACCGCCGATGCCAAGGCGATCGCCGCCATCGCGGCCAAGGAGGGCGTGGGCGGGCTCGTGATTGGGCTGCCCCTCAATCTGGACGGCTCCGAGGGGCCCCGCGCCCAATCGACCCGCGCTTTTGCCCGGAACCTTGGCCAGCATCTGGACCTCCCCATGGCATTTTGGGACGAGCGCCTGTCGACGGCGGCGGTCGAGCGGCATCTGATCGAGGCCGACGCCTCCCGCAAACGCCGGGCCGAAGTCATCGACCGGATGGCCGCCGCCTACATCCTGCAAGGCGCGCTCGACCGCATGAAGGCGCTTCGCTAA
- a CDS encoding metal-dependent hydrolase — translation MKITWFGHSCFRVEFGASRILIDPFLTGNPTFEKSGIAEIDVIDGITHVALTHGHEDHVGDTVRICKETGTKLIAVHELATYLAGHGVEKTDPGNTGGMVPQDGFDLTFVQALHSSSNMVDGRPVYLGNPCGIIIAAKSGKTLYHMGDTDVFADMALINELHEPQIGIVPIGDRYTMGAKGAALACKRYFDFDTVIPCHYGTFPVIDQTADKFVAAMGGLEVMVPEVGVPFDA, via the coding sequence ATGAAGATAACGTGGTTTGGTCATTCTTGTTTTCGCGTTGAGTTCGGCGCAAGCCGCATCCTGATCGATCCCTTTCTCACCGGCAATCCCACGTTCGAAAAGTCGGGCATCGCCGAGATCGATGTGATCGACGGGATCACCCATGTGGCGCTGACCCACGGCCACGAAGACCATGTCGGCGACACGGTCCGGATCTGCAAGGAGACCGGGACCAAGCTGATCGCCGTGCACGAACTCGCGACCTATCTGGCCGGCCACGGGGTCGAGAAGACCGATCCGGGGAATACCGGCGGCATGGTTCCGCAGGACGGGTTCGATCTGACCTTTGTCCAGGCGCTCCACTCCTCGTCCAACATGGTCGACGGGCGGCCGGTCTATCTCGGCAACCCTTGCGGGATCATCATCGCCGCGAAAAGCGGCAAGACGCTCTATCACATGGGCGACACGGATGTGTTCGCCGATATGGCCTTGATCAACGAGCTGCATGAGCCCCAGATCGGCATCGTCCCCATCGGCGACCGTTATACGATGGGTGCCAAGGGAGCGGCGTTGGCGTGCAAGCGTTACTTTGACTTCGACACCGTTATCCCTTGTCACTACGGCACTTTTCCCGTGATCGACCAGACGGCTGACAAGTTTGTGGCGGCCATGGGTGGCCTCGAGGTCATGGTGCCCGAAGTCGGTGTTCCTTTCGACGCGTGA
- the gatC gene encoding Asp-tRNA(Asn)/Glu-tRNA(Gln) amidotransferase subunit GatC — MSVDRATVFRIARLARIAITDDEAGRLESELSGILDWVAQLDELDTANVEPMTRVEAMTMKMREDKVTDGFKAEDIVKNAPQEDDHYFVVPKIVE; from the coding sequence ATGTCTGTCGACCGCGCCACCGTCTTTCGCATCGCCCGTCTTGCCCGCATCGCCATCACCGATGACGAGGCCGGTCGGCTGGAATCGGAGCTTTCGGGGATTCTCGATTGGGTGGCGCAGCTGGACGAGCTCGACACGGCCAATGTGGAGCCGATGACCCGGGTCGAGGCCATGACCATGAAGATGCGCGAAGACAAGGTGACCGACGGCTTCAAGGCCGAGGACATCGTCAAGAACGCACCCCAAGAGGACGACCACTACTTCGTCGTCCCGAAAATCGTTGAGTAG
- the gatA gene encoding Asp-tRNA(Asn)/Glu-tRNA(Gln) amidotransferase subunit GatA, with protein MTDLTDLTIADARKGLADKSFSAVELTEAHTAAIKAANRSLNAYVLETPEHALDMAKASDARIAKGEAGALEGIPLGIKDLFCTKDVRTTACSHILDRFTPTYESTVTGNLWDAGAVMLGKLNNDEFAMGSSNETSFYGEVINPWRREGSDAPLVPGGSSGGSSAAVAARLCLGATATDTGGSIRQPAAFTGTVGVKPTYGRCSRWGIVAFASSLDQAGPIARTVRDSAILLGAMAGHDPKDATSADLPVPDFEAAIDQGVKGLTIGIPKEYRVEGMAPEIEALWQQGIAWLTEAGATVKDISLPHTKYALPSYYIVAPAEASSNLARYDGVRYGLREPGTDVISMYENTRESGFGAEVKRRVLIGTYVLSAGYYDAYYLKAQKVRTLIKRDFDQAFQGVDAILTPTTPAPAFAAGEKSGDPLEMYLNDIFTVTVNMAGLPGISVPAGLSSEGTPLGLQVIGRAFDEETLFRVGQAIEDAAGPMAKPQDWWSKP; from the coding sequence GTGACGGATCTCACAGACCTGACGATAGCCGACGCCCGCAAGGGGCTTGCCGACAAGTCTTTTTCGGCCGTGGAGCTGACGGAAGCCCACACGGCGGCCATCAAGGCGGCCAACCGGTCGCTCAACGCCTATGTGCTCGAGACGCCCGAGCACGCGCTCGACATGGCCAAGGCCAGCGACGCGCGGATCGCCAAAGGTGAGGCGGGCGCGCTGGAGGGTATTCCGCTCGGCATCAAGGATCTCTTCTGCACGAAGGACGTCCGCACCACCGCGTGCTCCCATATCCTCGACCGTTTCACGCCGACTTATGAGTCGACCGTCACCGGCAATCTCTGGGATGCGGGCGCGGTCATGCTCGGCAAGCTCAACAATGACGAGTTCGCGATGGGCTCGTCCAACGAGACGAGCTTCTACGGCGAGGTGATCAATCCTTGGCGGCGCGAGGGGTCCGATGCGCCGCTCGTACCCGGCGGTTCTTCCGGCGGTTCGTCGGCTGCGGTTGCGGCGCGCCTATGTCTTGGCGCCACGGCCACCGACACGGGCGGGTCCATTCGGCAGCCTGCGGCCTTCACGGGCACGGTCGGGGTGAAGCCGACCTATGGCCGCTGCTCCCGCTGGGGCATCGTCGCCTTTGCCTCGTCCCTGGACCAGGCCGGGCCGATCGCCCGTACCGTGCGGGACTCGGCCATTCTGCTGGGCGCCATGGCGGGCCACGATCCGAAAGACGCGACCAGCGCGGATCTTCCCGTGCCCGACTTCGAGGCCGCGATCGACCAGGGCGTGAAGGGGCTGACCATCGGCATCCCCAAAGAATACCGCGTCGAGGGCATGGCGCCCGAGATCGAGGCGCTGTGGCAGCAGGGCATTGCCTGGCTCACGGAGGCCGGCGCCACCGTCAAAGACATCAGCCTGCCGCACACGAAATACGCTTTGCCTTCCTATTATATCGTCGCGCCCGCAGAGGCGTCGTCGAACCTCGCCCGCTATGACGGCGTTCGCTACGGTCTGCGCGAGCCCGGCACGGACGTGATCTCCATGTACGAGAACACGCGCGAGTCCGGGTTCGGCGCGGAGGTAAAGCGGCGCGTGTTGATCGGGACCTATGTGTTGTCGGCCGGCTATTACGACGCCTATTACCTCAAGGCGCAAAAGGTCCGCACCCTGATCAAGCGGGACTTCGACCAGGCCTTCCAAGGCGTCGATGCGATCCTGACGCCGACCACGCCCGCGCCTGCCTTCGCGGCCGGCGAGAAGTCGGGCGATCCGCTGGAGATGTACCTGAACGACATCTTCACGGTGACGGTGAACATGGCGGGCCTGCCGGGCATCTCCGTACCGGCCGGCTTGTCGTCGGAAGGAACGCCGCTCGGCCTTCAGGTCATCGGCCGGGCTTTCGACGAGGAGACGCTGTTCCGCGTGGGACAGGCCATCGAGGACGCGGCGGGGCCCATGGCCAAGCCGCAGGACTGGTGGAGCAAGCCATGA
- a CDS encoding RidA family protein, translating to MNRRLISSGSPYEKTVGYSRAVRVGNWISVAGTTAASGGKPVAIGDPEAQTRAIIETIDRALQDAGSSLKDVVRTTVYLVDIADFESVSKVHGEVFGDIRPANTTLAVSGFVSPDWLVEIAVDAVVPETSG from the coding sequence ATGAACCGGCGTCTGATCTCATCGGGGAGCCCGTACGAGAAGACCGTCGGTTATTCGCGGGCCGTGCGCGTAGGCAACTGGATTTCGGTTGCGGGCACGACCGCGGCGTCGGGCGGCAAGCCCGTGGCCATCGGGGATCCTGAGGCGCAAACGCGTGCGATCATTGAGACCATCGATCGGGCGCTGCAGGACGCGGGCTCGAGCCTCAAGGACGTTGTCCGCACGACGGTCTATCTTGTCGACATTGCCGACTTCGAGTCGGTGAGCAAGGTGCATGGCGAGGTCTTCGGCGACATCCGTCCCGCCAATACGACGCTCGCGGTATCGGGTTTCGTCTCTCCGGACTGGCTGGTGGAGATCGCCGTCGATGCCGTCGTCCCCGAGACATCCGGATAA
- a CDS encoding chorismate mutase, which translates to MATRAAQNCESMDDVRVEIDRIDEQMVDLICERFAYVDRAWQLKKSPADATVPWRIQQVIDKVRARAEKNELPPELVEALWRQMIGWFIQYEEENLRKESKG; encoded by the coding sequence ATGGCTACACGCGCGGCACAGAACTGCGAGAGCATGGACGACGTCCGGGTCGAGATCGATCGTATCGACGAACAGATGGTCGATCTGATCTGCGAGCGCTTCGCCTATGTGGACCGGGCCTGGCAACTCAAGAAGTCGCCGGCCGACGCCACGGTGCCGTGGCGCATTCAGCAGGTCATCGACAAGGTGCGGGCGCGGGCGGAAAAGAACGAGCTGCCGCCGGAACTCGTCGAGGCGCTTTGGCGCCAAATGATCGGCTGGTTCATCCAGTACGAGGAAGAGAATCTCCGCAAGGAATCCAAAGGGTAA
- the gatB gene encoding Asp-tRNA(Asn)/Glu-tRNA(Gln) amidotransferase subunit GatB, with product MDAKSDKSNLIAGETGDWEVIIGMEVHAQVTSNAKLFSGASTEFGGEPNSHVSLVDAAMPGMLPVINEACVSQAIKTGLGLKAEINLYSVFDRKNYFYPDLPQGYQISQYKNPIVGEGEVIVDMLSGERVIVGIERLHLEQDAGKSLHDQHPQNSYVDLNRSGVALMEIVSKPDIRSSEQAKTYVSKLRTILRYLGTCDGNMDQGSLRADVNVSVRRPGDELGTRCEIKNMNSIRFIGQAIEYEARRQIEIIEDGGTINQETRLFDAKTGETRSMRSKEEAHDYRYFPDPDLLPLELTQDFVDDIAKSLPELPDEKRARFIADYGLTPYDADVLVAERESVDYFEDVAKGRDAKQAANWVINELFGRLNKEGLTINDSPVSSAQLGGIVDLIKAGTISGKIAKDVFDIVWTEGGDPAEIVEKRGMKQVTDTGAIEKAVDEVFAANPDKVEQAKEKPAMAGWFVGQVMKATGGKASPQAVNALIKAKLGID from the coding sequence ATGGACGCCAAATCGGATAAATCGAATTTGATCGCGGGCGAGACCGGCGATTGGGAAGTCATCATCGGCATGGAGGTCCATGCCCAGGTCACCTCGAACGCGAAGCTGTTTTCGGGCGCGTCGACCGAATTCGGCGGCGAGCCGAATTCCCATGTCAGCCTCGTGGACGCGGCCATGCCCGGCATGCTGCCCGTCATCAACGAGGCGTGCGTATCCCAGGCAATCAAGACCGGACTCGGCCTCAAGGCGGAGATCAATCTGTACTCGGTGTTCGATAGGAAGAACTATTTCTATCCGGACCTGCCGCAGGGCTATCAGATCAGCCAGTACAAGAACCCGATCGTGGGCGAGGGCGAGGTCATCGTCGACATGCTGAGCGGCGAGCGCGTGATCGTCGGCATCGAGCGTCTGCATCTGGAACAGGATGCGGGCAAGAGCCTGCACGACCAGCATCCGCAGAACTCCTACGTCGACCTCAACCGGTCGGGCGTCGCGCTGATGGAAATCGTGTCGAAGCCGGACATTCGCTCTTCAGAGCAGGCGAAAACCTATGTGTCCAAGTTGCGGACGATCCTGCGCTATCTCGGCACCTGTGACGGCAATATGGATCAGGGCTCGTTGCGTGCTGACGTAAACGTCTCCGTCCGCCGTCCGGGCGATGAGCTCGGGACGCGTTGCGAGATCAAGAACATGAACTCGATCCGCTTCATCGGCCAGGCCATCGAGTACGAGGCGCGCCGTCAGATCGAGATCATCGAGGACGGCGGGACGATCAATCAGGAAACGCGCCTGTTCGACGCGAAGACCGGCGAGACGCGGTCGATGCGTTCCAAGGAAGAGGCGCACGACTATCGCTACTTTCCGGACCCGGACCTGCTGCCGCTCGAGCTGACGCAGGACTTCGTCGACGACATCGCCAAAAGTCTCCCGGAACTCCCGGACGAGAAGCGGGCGCGGTTCATCGCCGATTACGGTCTCACGCCGTACGACGCTGACGTGCTCGTGGCCGAGCGTGAGAGCGTCGACTATTTCGAGGACGTGGCGAAGGGGCGCGATGCCAAGCAGGCCGCGAACTGGGTCATCAACGAGCTGTTCGGCCGTCTCAACAAGGAAGGCCTGACCATCAACGACAGCCCGGTCTCGTCGGCGCAGCTCGGCGGCATTGTCGATCTCATCAAGGCCGGGACCATCTCCGGCAAGATCGCCAAGGACGTCTTCGATATCGTCTGGACCGAAGGCGGCGACCCGGCCGAGATCGTCGAGAAGCGCGGCATGAAGCAGGTGACCGACACCGGTGCCATCGAGAAGGCAGTCGACGAGGTCTTTGCGGCCAATCCCGACAAGGTCGAGCAGGCCAAGGAGAAGCCGGCAATGGCCGGCTGGTTCGTCGGCCAGGTCATGAAGGCGACGGGCGGTAAGGCCAGCCCGCAAGCGGTCAACGCCCTGATCAAGGCAAAGCTCGGCATCGACTAG
- a CDS encoding quinone oxidoreductase, with product MTRAKTKDKTTDKTRVIRVHKYGGPDVLKWEEADIGEPGPGEIRIKQTAIGLNFIDAYMRSGLYPQDALPFVPGTEGAGVVTALGEGVRTLKVGRRVAYAGHTGSYAEERLIAADRVVRIPDSVSDEVAAAVMLKGMTAQYLLRQIFKVGPKTTLLFHAAAGGVGTIACQWAASLGATVIGTVGSAGKALIARSHGCTHVINYREEDFVAKVKEYTGGEGVDVVYDSVGKETFPGSLDCLKRRGLWVSFGQSSGPVPEFRINLLAQKGSLLATRPSLWDFIATRKELVSTANDLFDVLAKGAVRVSVNQTFALKDAADAHRAMEGRQTTGSSVLIP from the coding sequence ATGACCCGAGCCAAGACCAAAGATAAGACGACGGACAAGACTCGCGTCATCCGCGTGCACAAATACGGCGGCCCCGACGTCCTCAAATGGGAAGAGGCCGATATCGGTGAGCCGGGGCCGGGCGAGATCCGCATCAAGCAGACGGCGATCGGCCTCAACTTCATCGACGCCTATATGCGGTCGGGCCTCTACCCGCAGGACGCCTTGCCGTTCGTTCCTGGCACGGAAGGGGCGGGCGTCGTCACCGCGCTTGGCGAAGGCGTCCGCACGCTGAAAGTCGGCCGCCGGGTGGCCTATGCCGGCCATACGGGCAGCTATGCAGAAGAGCGCCTGATTGCAGCAGACCGCGTGGTGCGTATTCCCGATAGCGTGAGCGACGAGGTTGCCGCGGCGGTGATGCTGAAAGGCATGACGGCGCAGTATCTGTTGCGGCAGATCTTCAAGGTCGGCCCCAAGACGACGCTGCTGTTCCACGCGGCGGCGGGTGGCGTGGGCACGATCGCCTGCCAATGGGCGGCGTCACTGGGTGCGACCGTGATCGGCACGGTGGGCTCGGCCGGCAAGGCGCTGATCGCGCGCTCTCATGGCTGCACACACGTGATCAACTATCGGGAAGAGGACTTCGTCGCAAAGGTGAAGGAGTACACAGGCGGCGAGGGGGTCGACGTGGTCTACGACTCCGTCGGCAAGGAGACGTTTCCCGGCTCGCTCGATTGCCTCAAGCGGCGTGGCCTGTGGGTCAGCTTCGGCCAGTCTTCGGGGCCCGTGCCGGAGTTCCGCATCAATCTTCTGGCGCAAAAGGGCTCGCTCCTCGCCACGCGGCCTTCGCTTTGGGACTTCATCGCCACGCGTAAGGAACTCGTCTCCACCGCGAACGATCTCTTCGACGTCCTGGCCAAAGGCGCGGTCAGGGTTTCGGTGAACCAGACCTTCGCGCTCAAGGATGCCGCCGACGCGCATCGCGCCATGGAAGGCCGTCAGACCACGGGCTCGTCGGTCCTGATCCCATAG
- a CDS encoding glycosyltransferase family 39 protein gives MASSVMPVQVCIARPEERICPPWCLCAVLLFGALYGLVHTALRLSFSHNLSLDDASANVLGQTLALGYQERQPPLYEWLLWSVQQLTGPGLTGFLLIKYSLLTATFVFLYLAAQRLFEDRRWVVIASLSPLLLYQIGWNLHEGVTHSLAMTCAIAASFWAFMRLVESGRLGDYVLFGVVAGIGLLTKYGFAAYLIILCVCALIQPTLRARLFDRRMLASVALAAAIVAPFGYWLIANDHDLVRVFDSTVAPMASDRLTATMTGLAFASWAPLGFLFPLDLILLVMFPALLREGWSRIKQGVLPRDRAQAGPDWPLLLLHMTLAGFVFLFLGAVLTGASNYLERYMHPFFFLTPLWLLWVAAQDAPARRPVAIGAVLLAVTLAVVPIRAVYLARAMGPDCNHCRLAVPYEGLAQELEARGFGGGTLIVMDRNDGGNLRRFLPEARIVSLRRPYHLPPVRPQDLTAPAVVVWRPARRAGLWSLAAPAIRQIDGQVVGNPRAVHVPWTPLGSASEPQAWEWRIAFVQPSAGSRR, from the coding sequence ATGGCGTCGTCAGTGATGCCGGTGCAGGTCTGCATCGCGCGCCCGGAAGAGAGAATCTGCCCACCGTGGTGCCTTTGCGCGGTCCTCTTGTTCGGCGCACTCTACGGGCTGGTGCACACGGCTCTCCGGCTTTCTTTCTCCCATAATCTGTCGCTGGACGACGCTTCCGCCAATGTTCTCGGCCAAACCCTTGCGCTCGGATACCAGGAGCGTCAGCCGCCGTTATACGAATGGCTGTTGTGGTCGGTGCAGCAGCTAACCGGCCCGGGACTGACGGGCTTCTTGCTCATCAAGTACAGCCTGCTCACCGCGACATTTGTCTTTCTCTACCTGGCCGCGCAGCGGCTGTTCGAGGATCGGCGCTGGGTCGTGATTGCGAGCCTATCGCCGCTGCTGCTCTATCAGATTGGGTGGAACCTCCACGAAGGCGTGACGCACAGCCTTGCTATGACCTGCGCGATCGCCGCATCGTTCTGGGCCTTTATGAGATTGGTGGAGAGCGGACGGCTTGGAGACTATGTGCTCTTCGGGGTCGTGGCGGGTATCGGTCTGCTGACCAAGTACGGCTTTGCCGCCTATCTGATCATCCTTTGTGTCTGCGCGTTGATTCAGCCGACCCTGCGAGCCCGGCTCTTCGACAGGCGCATGCTGGCGAGCGTGGCCCTCGCTGCCGCCATCGTCGCGCCCTTCGGCTACTGGCTCATTGCCAACGATCACGACCTCGTCCGGGTTTTCGACAGCACGGTTGCGCCCATGGCCTCGGATCGTCTGACCGCGACGATGACGGGTCTTGCGTTTGCGAGCTGGGCGCCACTCGGCTTTCTCTTCCCCCTCGATCTTATTCTGCTGGTGATGTTTCCGGCCCTGCTGCGCGAGGGCTGGTCGAGGATCAAGCAGGGCGTACTGCCACGGGATCGCGCACAGGCGGGGCCCGATTGGCCGCTCTTGTTGCTGCACATGACCCTCGCCGGGTTTGTCTTTCTCTTTCTCGGTGCGGTGTTGACGGGCGCCTCGAACTATCTCGAGCGCTATATGCATCCGTTCTTTTTCCTCACGCCGTTGTGGTTGTTGTGGGTGGCAGCGCAAGACGCGCCGGCGCGCCGGCCGGTCGCGATCGGCGCCGTGTTGTTGGCTGTCACGCTTGCGGTCGTGCCGATCCGCGCGGTGTACCTAGCCAGGGCCATGGGGCCGGACTGCAATCACTGCCGGCTCGCGGTGCCGTACGAGGGGCTCGCGCAAGAACTGGAGGCACGCGGCTTTGGGGGCGGAACCCTCATCGTCATGGATCGCAATGACGGCGGCAATCTGCGCCGGTTCCTTCCCGAGGCACGGATCGTTTCGCTCCGCCGGCCGTATCACTTGCCTCCCGTGCGGCCGCAGGATTTGACCGCCCCGGCGGTCGTCGTGTGGCGTCCGGCACGCAGGGCGGGCCTCTGGTCCCTTGCTGCGCCGGCCATTCGCCAGATTGATGGTCAGGTCGTCGGCAATCCGAGGGCCGTGCACGTGCCATGGACGCCCCTCGGCAGCGCATCCGAACCGCAAGCCTGGGAGTGGAGGATTGCGTTCGTGCAGCCATCCGCCGGGTCTCGACGCTAG
- a CDS encoding SEL1-like repeat protein, whose translation MARLELGTILGSQFEPAVQAGGADALFELGMLYATGRDVDVDLVTAHKWFNLSAARGNDSARDYRLELAREMTTDQISEAQRQAREWLQTH comes from the coding sequence ATGGCACGATTGGAACTTGGAACGATCTTGGGTAGCCAGTTTGAGCCAGCGGTTCAGGCCGGCGGAGCGGATGCGCTGTTCGAGCTTGGAATGCTGTATGCGACGGGGCGCGACGTGGATGTGGATCTCGTCACCGCGCATAAGTGGTTCAACCTGTCGGCGGCGCGCGGCAACGACTCCGCGCGCGACTACAGGCTGGAACTGGCCCGCGAGATGACCACGGATCAGATTTCCGAAGCGCAGCGCCAAGCGCGCGAGTGGCTTCAGACCCACTAG
- a CDS encoding acetamidase/formamidase family protein, with product MLCNHTIHKHHHHFGWDNAIEPILTVTPGETVEIETIDASAGQVGPDTTLEQFLARDSSRVNPVTGPIFVEGAEPGDAVAVTFKDFQPSGWGWTANIPGFGLLADQFTEPALHIWKYDARTLAPALFGASAAVPLRPFCGTVGLAPAAPGLHSVIPPSRVGGNLDIRDNAVGTTLYLPVEVAGGLLSLGDTHAAQGDGEVCGTAIESPMVVAVEIGLIKQAGLAFPRFETNGPVSRHLDEAGYRATTGVGPDLMQAARDAVSGMIDWLCASTNMAAVDAYMLCSVCADLRISEIVDAPNWTVSLYFPKMVLR from the coding sequence GTGCTCTGCAATCACACGATCCATAAGCACCACCACCATTTCGGCTGGGACAACGCTATCGAGCCGATCTTGACCGTGACGCCGGGCGAGACGGTCGAGATCGAGACCATCGACGCCTCGGCCGGGCAGGTGGGGCCCGACACCACGCTCGAGCAGTTCCTTGCGCGCGATTCCTCCCGCGTGAACCCCGTGACCGGGCCCATCTTTGTCGAGGGCGCCGAGCCCGGGGATGCGGTGGCCGTGACCTTCAAGGATTTCCAGCCGTCCGGCTGGGGCTGGACCGCGAATATTCCGGGCTTCGGGCTGCTGGCCGATCAATTCACGGAGCCTGCGCTCCATATCTGGAAATACGATGCGCGGACCTTGGCGCCGGCCTTGTTCGGAGCCAGTGCTGCCGTCCCCTTGAGGCCGTTCTGCGGCACCGTGGGGCTCGCCCCCGCCGCGCCCGGCCTGCATTCGGTGATCCCGCCGAGCCGGGTGGGCGGCAATCTCGACATCCGCGACAACGCCGTCGGCACGACGCTCTACCTGCCGGTCGAGGTGGCGGGGGGCTTGCTGTCGCTCGGCGACACCCATGCGGCCCAAGGTGACGGTGAAGTCTGCGGCACGGCCATCGAGAGCCCCATGGTGGTCGCGGTGGAGATCGGTCTCATCAAGCAGGCAGGGCTGGCATTTCCGCGTTTCGAGACGAACGGGCCGGTGTCCCGCCATCTGGATGAGGCTGGGTACCGGGCCACGACGGGCGTGGGGCCGGATCTGATGCAGGCGGCGCGGGACGCCGTCTCGGGCATGATCGATTGGCTTTGCGCCAGCACAAATATGGCGGCGGTGGATGCGTATATGCTGTGCAGCGTCTGCGCCGATCTGCGGATCAGCGAAATTGTCGACGCTCCCAACTGGACGGTTTCGTTGTATTTTCCGAAGATGGTGCTGCGCTAG